A portion of the Corynebacterium heidelbergense genome contains these proteins:
- a CDS encoding uroporphyrinogen-III synthase, with protein sequence MTTAGIAPTGLGRVLFVGAGPGNPDLLTVRAREVLEHTAHAWVDPAVLPAVRDLVAAKVPVPQEKLDRVEAEWVAQLEEAKQAGARRKPPRPEPPTAAEIVAAEPGEASGDVARRMGECASQGHDVIRLVAGNPLSNPAVLEELREVEALGVEFQVVPGMTGSVAVPAFTGIAVGPDVTEADVRGGADWDQLAGAGLPLILTAAPEDLADIAAELGKRGVGAATPVTVTLHGTTRRQRSYDATLESLRNVVAPTGPAAKEGDIPEELLVTIGTQVDNRSKYSWWENRALYGWTVLVPRAKNQAGPMSARLASHGAIPVEVPTISVEPPRTPAQMERAVKGLVDGRYHWIVFTSVNAVKATWDKLQEFGLDARALAGVRVAAVGPKTAQAVRDLGITPELLPARNSRNASGLVDVFPPHDPDLDMVNRVLLPRADIATETLVEGLIKLGWEVEDVVAYRTVRAAPPSPEVRDMIKTGGFDAVCFTSSSTVKNLVGIAGKPHSRTIIACIGPMAAQTAREHGLRVDVMPEAAGVPELVDALAGHVADLRAKGQLPPPRKRRRRRKPAEAAE encoded by the coding sequence ATGACCACTGCCGGAATCGCCCCCACCGGGCTGGGCCGCGTCCTCTTTGTCGGCGCCGGCCCCGGCAACCCCGACCTGTTGACTGTCCGCGCCCGCGAGGTGCTTGAGCACACTGCCCACGCTTGGGTGGACCCCGCGGTCCTGCCCGCCGTCCGGGACCTGGTTGCCGCGAAGGTGCCCGTGCCCCAGGAGAAGCTGGACCGGGTGGAGGCGGAGTGGGTCGCCCAACTGGAGGAGGCAAAGCAGGCCGGTGCCCGCCGCAAGCCACCGCGCCCGGAGCCCCCGACCGCCGCCGAGATCGTGGCCGCCGAACCCGGCGAGGCCAGCGGGGACGTTGCCCGCCGGATGGGCGAGTGCGCGTCGCAGGGGCACGACGTGATTCGTTTGGTTGCCGGCAATCCGCTGAGCAACCCGGCTGTGCTGGAGGAACTGCGCGAGGTGGAGGCCTTGGGCGTGGAGTTCCAGGTGGTCCCGGGGATGACGGGCTCCGTGGCCGTGCCCGCCTTCACCGGCATCGCCGTAGGCCCGGATGTCACCGAGGCGGACGTGCGCGGCGGAGCGGACTGGGATCAGCTGGCCGGTGCGGGCCTCCCCCTGATCCTCACCGCCGCCCCGGAGGACCTCGCGGACATCGCCGCGGAACTGGGGAAGCGGGGGGTGGGTGCTGCCACGCCTGTGACGGTGACGCTGCACGGCACGACCCGTCGGCAACGCAGTTACGATGCCACCCTCGAGTCCTTGAGGAACGTCGTGGCTCCCACGGGCCCCGCCGCAAAGGAGGGGGATATCCCCGAGGAGCTGCTGGTCACCATCGGTACGCAGGTGGATAACCGCAGCAAGTACTCCTGGTGGGAGAACCGGGCCCTGTACGGGTGGACGGTATTGGTGCCGCGGGCGAAGAATCAGGCGGGCCCGATGAGTGCGCGCCTGGCTTCCCACGGTGCGATTCCGGTGGAGGTGCCGACGATCTCGGTGGAGCCGCCGCGCACTCCGGCTCAGATGGAGCGCGCCGTGAAGGGCCTGGTGGATGGGCGCTATCACTGGATCGTGTTCACCTCCGTCAACGCGGTAAAGGCGACCTGGGACAAGCTGCAGGAATTTGGTCTGGACGCCCGGGCCCTAGCGGGGGTTCGCGTCGCCGCAGTGGGGCCCAAGACGGCGCAGGCGGTGCGGGATCTGGGCATCACCCCCGAACTACTGCCTGCGCGCAATTCCCGCAACGCCTCCGGCCTGGTGGACGTGTTCCCGCCGCACGACCCAGACCTGGACATGGTCAACCGGGTTCTCCTACCCCGGGCGGATATCGCCACGGAGACCCTCGTGGAGGGCCTGATCAAACTCGGTTGGGAGGTGGAGGACGTGGTGGCCTATCGGACGGTGCGCGCGGCCCCGCCGAGCCCGGAAGTGCGGGACATGATTAAGACCGGCGGCTTCGACGCGGTGTGTTTCACCAGTTCCTCCACGGTGAAGAACTTGGTGGGTATTGCGGGTAAGCCCCACAGTCGGACGATCATCGCCTGCATCGGCCCCATGGCCGCTCAGACGGCACGGGAGCATGGCCTGCGCGTGGACGTAATGCCGGAGGCCGCGGGCGTGCCGGAGCTCGTCGACGCGCTCGCCGGCCACGTCGCAGATCTGCGGGCCAAGGGGCAGCTCCCCCCGCCGCGGAAGCGCCGTCGGCGCCGGAAGCCCGCCGAGGCCGCCGAGTAG
- the hemC gene encoding hydroxymethylbilane synthase, which yields MTLNRTLLIGTRGSLLATTQAGHVRDGLAEAGHTAELHIVHTPGDASQAAQTPVEQIGIGVFTETLRTALARGECDIAVHSFKDLPTAADTRFRTVVPRRVDPREVLISVDNRRLLELPSGAKVGTSAPRRVAQVLAVRPDLKLLPLRGNIGTRMGRVGQDLDAVILARAGLERVGQLDRAAESIDPAVIMPAPAQGALSVEVRVADQLAWAAVEGLDHRPSHLRAIAERAVLATLEAGCSAPVAAHATLAEDDSTLTITGGVFALDGSDKLVTQRRVRIPAESWKKAAEAAGADVGRELLGAGADRLMATAR from the coding sequence ATGACCCTCAACCGCACCTTGCTCATCGGCACCCGCGGCTCCCTGCTGGCCACCACGCAAGCGGGACACGTCCGCGATGGCCTGGCCGAAGCCGGTCACACCGCCGAGCTGCACATCGTCCACACGCCCGGGGACGCCTCCCAGGCGGCGCAAACGCCCGTGGAGCAGATCGGCATCGGCGTGTTCACCGAGACGCTGCGGACCGCCCTGGCCCGCGGCGAATGCGATATCGCCGTGCACTCTTTCAAAGACCTGCCGACGGCGGCGGACACGCGTTTCCGCACGGTCGTGCCCCGGCGGGTGGATCCGCGGGAAGTGCTGATCAGCGTGGATAACCGCCGATTGTTGGAGCTGCCCAGCGGGGCCAAGGTGGGAACGTCCGCTCCCCGCCGGGTCGCTCAAGTGCTGGCCGTGCGCCCGGATCTCAAGCTGCTGCCTCTGCGCGGCAACATCGGTACCCGCATGGGGCGGGTCGGCCAAGACTTAGATGCCGTGATCCTTGCCCGGGCTGGTTTGGAACGGGTGGGGCAGTTGGATCGCGCCGCCGAGTCCATAGACCCCGCCGTCATCATGCCGGCCCCCGCCCAGGGTGCCCTCAGCGTAGAAGTGCGGGTAGCAGACCAGTTGGCCTGGGCTGCGGTGGAGGGACTGGATCACCGGCCGTCGCATCTGAGGGCTATCGCGGAGCGAGCCGTGCTGGCCACGCTCGAGGCCGGGTGCTCCGCCCCCGTGGCCGCCCATGCGACGCTAGCGGAAGACGACAGCACCCTCACCATCACCGGAGGCGTTTTTGCGTTGGATGGCAGCGACAAACTCGTCACGCAACGCAGGGTGCGAATACCCGCCGAAAGCTGGAAGAAGGCGGCGGAGGCCGCCGGAGCGGACGTGGGCAGGGAACTGCTCGGCGCCGGGGCGGACAGGTTGATGGCCACCGCCAGGTGA